A genomic window from Silene latifolia isolate original U9 population chromosome Y, ASM4854445v1, whole genome shotgun sequence includes:
- the LOC141631951 gene encoding uncharacterized protein LOC141631951, whose protein sequence is MWSRDNMSFMGDLVFQVTVWGCEAQVIQCKITYRSSGMSWWMSFVYGFNILVDREPLWVSLENMHHQVHGPWLECGDFNNVLGFEERIGSLVTEAEIRRFTTCVEECEIADVHAHEALYTWTNKKEEDGRRVCRIDISLVNMEWLLAFPEMTATFLPEGLFDHNPCIMALWSTPEKKNNSLKYFNMWGQDEKFIGIVEDVWRRQIDGIPMFQIVRKLKMLRKDLKELNKEAFSNVEAAARLAKIQLESIQLQMQEDMTNTHLWEQESGAANTYRQLDTARPAFLTQKAKVQWDEEGDNNTHYFHCAIKIRTMKNKVLAIQDAFDTEIKEALFSITANKSLGPDGYTSQFFRDAFEILKKINSTVITLVPKKSRPISVGDFRPIACCNVLYKCITKLICNRMAGVLPDNISDNQSAFIKRRDIVDNILICQDLVRFRGDTCSVTIILRAFATFSTASGFTMNNDKSEIYCNGMTTDVVQAIVRMSGLWKKMVATIKGWGTRKLSYAGRLVLVKSVLSQLHSYWARIFVIPKGLIQRIMNICWNYLWVGGDGYHKDPPVSWESISMDKKASGLGVVNSQV, encoded by the exons ATGTGGAGTAGGGATAATATGAGTTTTATGGGTGATTTGGTGTTTCAAGTGACTGTTTGGGGGTGTGAGGCACAGGTCATTCAGTGTAAGATTACCTATAGATCCTCTGGTATGAGTTGGTGGATGTCTTTTGTTTATGGGTTTAATATATTGGTTGACAGGGAGCCCCTCTGGGTATCTTTGGAAAATATGCATCATCAAGTTCATGGACCTTGGCTAGAGTGTGGAGATTTTAATAATGTGCTTGGGTTTGAGGAAAGAATAGGCTCTCTGGTGACTGAGGCTGAGATTAGGAGATTCACTACTTGTGTTGAGGAGTGTGAGATTGCTGATGTTCATGCACATGAGGCTTTGTATACTTGGACAAATAAAAAAGAGGAGGATGGTAGGAGAGTTTGTAGAATTGACATATCATTAGTGAATATGGAATGGCTATTGGCATTCCCTGAGATGACTGCCACTTTTCTACCTGAGGGGTTATTTGACCATAATCCCTGTATTATGGCATTATGGAGTACTCCTGAAAAGAAGAACAATAGTTTgaaatattttaacatgtgggggCAAGATGAGAAGTTCATAGGAATTGTGGAGGATGTGTGGAGACGGCAAATTGATGGGATTCCTATGTTCCAAATTGTTAGGAAGCTGaagatgttgagaaaagatcTCAAAGAACTTAATAAAGAGGCATTTTCTAATGTAGAAGCTGCTGCTAGACTGGCAAAAATTCAGTTGGAGTCTATCCAGTTACAGATGCAAGAGGATATGACTAATACTCATCTGTGGGAGCAGGAGAGTGGGGCAGCTAATACCTATAGACAACTTGATACTGCTAGGCCTGCCTTCCTGACTCAAAAGGCAAAGGTACAATGGGATGAAGAGGGAGATAATAATACTCACTACTTTCATTGTGCTATTAAGATTAGGACAATGAAGAATAAGGTGCTAGCTATTCAGGATGCTTTTG ATACTGAAATCAAGGAAGCCCTCTTCTCTATAACTGCAAATAAATCCCTAGGACCTGACGGCTATACTAGTCAGTTCTTCAGGGATGCATTTGAG ATTCTGAAGAAGATCAACTCCACTGTCATTACTTTAGTACCTAAGAAAAGCAGACCTATCAGTGTGGGTGATTTTAGGCCTATAGCTTGTTGTAATGTACTTTACAAGTGCATTACTAAGCTCATTTGCAATAGAATGGCTGGTGTGCTTCCTGATAATATTAGTGATAATCAAAGTGCATTCATTAAGAGGAGGGATATTGTTGATAATATACTCATTTGTCAGGACTTGGTGAGATT TAGAGGGGACACATGTTCTGTTACTATAATTCTTAGAGCCTTTGCCACTTTCTCTACAGCTTCTGGGTTTACAATGAATAATGACAAATCTGAGATTTATTGTAATGGTATGACAACTGATGTGGTACAGGCTATTGTTAGGATGTCTGG CTTGTGGAAAAAAATGGTGGCTACTATTAAAGGGTGGGGTACTAGGAAGCTGAGTTATGCTGGAAGGTTGGTGTTAGTAAAATCAGTTTTGTCTCAGTTGCACTCTTACTGGGCTAGGATTTTTGTGATTCCTAAGGGACTGATACAGAGAATTATGAATATCTGTTGGAACTATCTGTGGGTGGGAGGAGATGGATATCACAAAGATCCTCCAGTTTCATGGGAGAGTATTTCTATGGATAAGAAAGCTAGTGGTTTGGGAGTAGTTAACAGTCAGGTATAG
- the LOC141631950 gene encoding uncharacterized protein LOC141631950 gives MARKSAHQKQREMTLRGRSIQVAAEAPSPAEEIEETNDITNPNEHQAGPDGENAVKTKNINEITGIPELEVETEDEEEYVEEIEDEEEFLRETVEQRANPPWEVIEGFIRRIWTKFNIDKISFMPNGVFLVRFKSGEMKEKEMLMQCITTASFSLSLNGEMFGYFHGRRGLRQGDPLSPLVFTLCMEYLTRTIKYAAAKFEFKYHPMSKQVQLANLMFADDVLLFCHGDAKSIMLLLQSYSTFSKATGLKISATKSNAYFRGVPEQLKHDILSVSGFVEGKLPFKYLGMPIQTTRLQKQDCECLVEKICNRIHGYRAKKFSYAGRLVLVKAVLTTLHSYWASLFVLPKAILAKVEAACRNFLWDNCADYHRVPLVAWDTVCRPKAEGGLGIKNLEMVNKALIGKLVNWIAEDKDTIWVKWVKHNHLKGENWWQYQPGANTSWVWRRVCRVKQDLVAAYTNGAWDIQGVGFSTASCYQWLMGTRPKVSWDGVIWNEWVIPKHQFMGWLLAHGALKTKDKLIRYGVDIDDSCWLCGQASEDLEHLFFGCDYSFRIVQHLQQKTGLNLPVGNILDWCMQPTGTKMQRGVKAGLILGALYHVWHHRNKCMIEGVLLRPQKVATNIIDDMKLRVHGRDRHKLTTLELEWLKEV, from the exons ATGGCTAGGAAATCAGCGCATCAGAAGCAGCGTGAGATGACTTTAAGAGGACGAAGTATTCAAGTTGCTGCAGAAGCACCATCGCCTGCGGAAGAGATAGAGGAAACTAATGATATAACAAACCCTAATGAACATCAAGCAGGCCCGGATGGTGAGAATGCAGTGAAAACGAAGAATATTAATGAGATAACCGGAATTCCTGAATTGGAAGTAGAAACGGAGGATGAAGAAGAGTATGTGGAAGAAATAGAGGATGAGGAGGAATTTTTGCGAGAAACGGTAGAACAGA GAGCAAATCCTCCATGGGAGGTGATTGAAGGCTTTATTAGGAGAATTTGGACCAAATTCAATATTGATAAAATCTCGTTTATGCCAAATGGTGTGTTTCTGGTTCGATTCAAATCTGGTGAAATGAAGGAAAAG GAAATGTTGATGCAATGCATAACAACAGCATCCTTTTCCTTATCCCTCAATGGGGAAATGTTTGGATATTTCCATGGCAGGAGAGGTCTCAGGCAGGGAGACCCTCTCTCCCCTCTTGTTTTCACATTATGCATGGAATACCTGACAAGAACTATTAAGTATGCTGCTGCTAAGTTTGAGTTCAAGTATCATCCTATGTCCAAGCAAGTGCAACTGGCAAActtaatgtttgcagatgatgtgCTCCTTTTCTGCCATGGGGATGCTAAGTCCATTATGCTGCTACTCCAGTCTTATTCTACTTTTTCTAAAGCAACTGGACTAAAGATAAGTGCTACAAAATCAAATGCTTATTTCAGAGGGGTGCCTGAGCAACTCAAACATGATATTCTGAGTGTTTCTGGTTTTGTTGAGGGTAAGTTACCTTTTAAATATCTTGGCATGCCAATTCAAACTACTAGATTACAAAAACAAGACTGTGAATGCTTAGTTGAGAAGATCTGTAATAGAATTCATGGTTATAGGGCAAAAAAATTTTCATATGCTGGGAGACTTGTCTTGGTGAAAGCAGTGTTGACTACCTTACATTCTTATTGGGCTTCCTTATTTGTTCTCCCAAAGGCAATCCTTGCAAAAGTGGAGGCTGCTTGCAGAAATTTCCTATGGGATAATTGTGCTGACTATCATAGGGTTCCACTGGTGGCATGGGACACAGTGTGCAGGCCTAAAGCAGAGGGTGGTTTAGGGATTAAAAACTTGGAAATGGTGAATAAGGCTCTGATAGGTAAGCTGGTTAACTGGATTGCTGAGGATAAAGACACTATATGGGTCAAATGGGTGAAGCACAACCATCTGAAAGGAGAGAACTGGTGGCAGTATCAGCCTGGTGCTAACACAAGCTGGGTATGGAGGAGAGTATGTAGGGTAAAACAGGACTTGGTTGCTGCCTATACCAATGGGGCATGGGATATACAGGGGGTAGGATTCTCTACTGCCAGCTGTTATCAATGGCTCATGGGGACTCGTCCTAAGGTGAGCTGGGATGGGGTGATATGGAATGAATGGGTGATCCCAAAGCATCAATTCATGGGATGGCTTCTTGCCCATGGAGCTCTCAAAACCAAAGATAAGTTGATCAGGTATGGGGTGGACATTGATGATAGCTGCTGGTTATGTGGACAGGCATCAGAAGATTTGGAACACCTATTCTTTGGGTGTGACTACAGCTTCAGGATCGTTCAACATCTGCAGCAGAAAACTGGTTTAAATCTACCAGTTGGCAATATACTGGACTGGTGTATGCAACCTACTGGCACTAAGATGCAGAGAGGGGTGAAGGCAGGACTGATCTTGGGAGCGTTATATCATGTATGGCATCATAGAAATAAATGCATGATTGAGGGTGTTCTTCTAAGGCCGCAGAAGGTTGCTACAAATATCATTGATGACATGAAGTTGAGAGTCCATGGTAGAGACAGGCACAAGCTTACTACCTTAGAATTAGAGTGGCTTAAAGAAGTTTGA